From the genome of Streptomyces sp. NBC_01260, one region includes:
- a CDS encoding ABC transporter substrate-binding protein, whose translation MRQPSVISRRVAAAAAVLAVAAGAAACGPEGSSKGGDGSSGAAGAPKKGGTLTVLNSAPQEDFDPARLYTSGGGNVPSLVFRTLTTRNREDGAAGSKVVPDLATDLGTPSKNATVWTYTLKDNLKYEDGTAITSADIKYGIERSFAAELSGGAPYLRDWLIGGAGYQGPYKDKKGLDSILTPDAKTIVFHLNKPEGEFPFLATQTQTTPVPKAKDTGTKYEEHPLSSGPYKVVKNEGDGERLTLERNTYWSAGTDEERKAYPDRIDVRSGLDSAVINQRLSASQGADAAAVTTDTNLGPAELAKVSGDKKLAARVGTGHFGYTNYIAFNPKVKPFDNPKVRQAISYAVDRSSVVNAAGGSSLAEPATTFLPDQASFGYTPYDAFPAGKTGNAAKAKELLKEAGYPKGLTVTLTHNNEKNFATSPEIATALQEALKKAGITVKLRGLESNAYSDTVYNVKTEPGFFLGGWGADWPSGGPFFAPIFDGRQIVRAGYNFNSGQLNDPAVNKEIDEINKLTDLSAAAKRWGALDKKVGEQALTVPLFHPVYKRLYGESVRNVVISDWTGVLDISQVAVK comes from the coding sequence ATGCGTCAACCGTCCGTCATATCGCGCCGCGTAGCAGCGGCCGCCGCAGTACTCGCCGTGGCCGCGGGCGCCGCGGCCTGCGGGCCCGAGGGCAGCAGCAAGGGCGGCGACGGCAGCTCCGGCGCGGCGGGCGCGCCCAAGAAGGGCGGCACGCTCACCGTCCTCAACAGCGCCCCCCAGGAGGACTTCGACCCCGCCCGGCTCTACACCTCCGGCGGCGGCAACGTCCCCTCGCTCGTCTTCCGCACGCTCACCACCCGCAACCGTGAGGACGGCGCGGCCGGCTCGAAGGTCGTCCCCGACCTCGCGACCGACCTGGGCACGCCCAGCAAGAACGCCACCGTCTGGACGTACACGCTCAAGGACAACCTCAAGTACGAGGACGGCACCGCGATCACGAGTGCCGACATCAAGTACGGCATCGAGCGCTCCTTCGCGGCCGAGCTCTCCGGCGGCGCGCCCTACCTGCGCGACTGGCTGATCGGCGGGGCCGGCTACCAGGGCCCGTACAAGGACAAGAAGGGCCTCGACTCGATTCTGACGCCCGACGCGAAGACGATCGTCTTCCACCTCAACAAGCCCGAGGGCGAGTTCCCCTTCCTGGCCACCCAGACCCAGACCACTCCCGTGCCGAAGGCCAAGGACACCGGCACGAAGTACGAGGAGCACCCGCTGTCCTCCGGCCCGTACAAGGTCGTCAAGAACGAGGGCGACGGCGAGCGCCTCACCCTGGAACGCAACACCTACTGGTCGGCCGGCACCGACGAGGAGCGCAAGGCCTACCCCGACCGGATCGACGTCCGCTCCGGGCTCGACTCCGCCGTCATCAACCAGCGGCTGTCCGCCTCGCAGGGCGCCGACGCCGCGGCCGTCACCACCGACACCAACCTCGGCCCGGCCGAGCTCGCCAAGGTCAGCGGTGACAAGAAGCTTGCGGCCCGGGTCGGCACCGGCCACTTCGGCTACACCAACTACATCGCCTTCAACCCGAAGGTGAAGCCGTTCGACAACCCGAAGGTGCGCCAGGCGATCTCGTACGCCGTGGACCGCAGCTCCGTCGTCAACGCCGCGGGCGGCTCCTCGCTCGCCGAGCCCGCCACCACCTTCCTGCCCGACCAGGCGTCGTTCGGCTACACGCCGTACGACGCCTTCCCGGCCGGCAAGACCGGCAACGCGGCCAAGGCGAAGGAACTGCTGAAGGAGGCCGGCTACCCCAAGGGGCTGACCGTCACCCTCACGCACAACAACGAGAAGAACTTCGCGACCAGCCCGGAGATCGCCACCGCGCTCCAGGAGGCGCTGAAGAAGGCCGGGATCACCGTCAAGCTCCGCGGCCTGGAGTCCAACGCCTACTCGGACACCGTCTACAACGTGAAGACCGAGCCGGGCTTCTTCCTCGGCGGCTGGGGCGCCGACTGGCCCTCCGGCGGACCGTTCTTCGCCCCGATCTTCGACGGACGCCAGATCGTCAGGGCCGGGTACAACTTCAACTCCGGCCAGCTGAACGACCCCGCGGTCAACAAGGAGATCGACGAGATCAACAAGCTGACCGACCTGAGCGCCGCCGCCAAGCGCTGGGGTGCGCTCGACAAGAAGGTCGGTGAGCAGGCGCTGACCGTTCCGCTGTTCCACCCGGTCTACAAGCGCCTGTACGGCGAGTCCGTCAGAAACGTCGTGATCAGCGACTGGACCGGCGTGCTCGACATCTCGCAGGTCGCGGTCAAGTAG
- a CDS encoding ABC transporter permease, giving the protein MTWFLLRRLGGALFVLLALSLVVYAAFYVAPGNVAQIACGPRCSPAQVAQVSGQLRLDDPVYVQYAHFLQSLVAGRDYSTGTGVVHCQAPCLGLSYQSGQQVTQLIVAKLPATVSLAVGAFVLWMLLGVGTGLLSVWRRGRATERILTGITLAGMATPVFVIGLLLIIICVTALQILPFPDYVPFTEDPEQWAWNLVLPWISLALVSAAPYARMTRSSMLETLAEDHVRTFRAYGVSERVIVGRHALRGALAPVIALGALDIGSMFGGAVLTESLFGIPGVGRELVAAVRNVDLPVVVGLVLVTGFFVVLANAVADILQAMADRRVVLS; this is encoded by the coding sequence ATGACGTGGTTCCTGCTGCGGCGCCTCGGCGGGGCGCTCTTCGTCCTGCTCGCCCTCAGCCTCGTCGTCTACGCCGCCTTCTACGTGGCACCGGGCAACGTCGCACAGATCGCCTGCGGCCCCCGCTGCTCGCCCGCTCAGGTCGCCCAGGTCAGCGGACAACTGCGCCTCGACGACCCGGTGTACGTGCAGTACGCGCACTTCCTCCAGAGCCTGGTCGCCGGCCGCGACTACTCCACCGGAACCGGTGTGGTGCACTGCCAGGCCCCTTGCCTCGGACTCTCCTACCAGAGCGGCCAGCAGGTCACCCAGCTGATCGTCGCCAAGCTGCCGGCCACCGTCTCGCTCGCGGTCGGCGCCTTCGTGCTGTGGATGCTGCTCGGGGTCGGCACCGGACTGCTCTCGGTGTGGCGGCGCGGCCGCGCCACCGAACGCATCCTCACCGGGATCACCCTGGCCGGCATGGCCACACCGGTCTTCGTGATCGGCCTGCTGCTGATCATCATCTGCGTCACGGCGCTCCAGATCCTGCCGTTCCCGGATTACGTCCCCTTCACCGAGGACCCGGAGCAGTGGGCCTGGAACCTCGTACTGCCCTGGATCTCCCTGGCTCTCGTCTCCGCCGCCCCGTACGCCCGGATGACCCGGTCCTCGATGCTGGAGACGCTCGCCGAGGACCATGTGCGCACCTTCAGGGCGTACGGGGTCAGCGAGCGCGTGATCGTCGGACGGCACGCCCTGCGCGGCGCGCTCGCCCCGGTGATCGCGCTCGGCGCACTGGACATCGGCTCGATGTTCGGCGGCGCCGTGCTCACCGAGTCCCTCTTCGGGATTCCGGGCGTCGGCCGCGAACTCGTCGCAGCCGTACGGAACGTGGACCTCCCGGTCGTCGTCGGTCTGGTGCTCGTCACCGGGTTCTTCGTCGTCCTTGCCAATGCCGTCGCGGACATCCTGCAGGCGATGGCCGACCGACGGGTGGTGCTGTCATGA
- the moeZ gene encoding adenylyltransferase/sulfurtransferase MoeZ: MSLPPLVEPAAELTVDEVRRYSRHLIIPDVGMDGQKRLKNAKVLCVGAGGLGSPALMYLAAAGVGTLGIVEFDEVDESNLQRQIIHSQADIGRSKAQSAKDSVLGINPLVNVVLHEERLEAENVMEIFAQYDLIVDGTDNFATRYLVNDAAVLLNKPYVWGSIYRFDGQASVFWSEHGPCYRCLYPEPPPPGMVPSCAEGGVLGVLCASIGSIQVNEAIKLLAGIGDPLVGRLMIYDALEMQYRQVKVRKDPDCAVCGENPTVTELIDYEAFCGVVSEEAQEAALGSTITPKQLKEWIDADEKIEIIDVREPNEYEIVSIPGAKLIPKNEFLMGNALQDLPQDKRIVLHCKTGVRSAEVLAVLKSAGFADAVHVGGGVIGWVNQIEPEKPVY; encoded by the coding sequence GTGTCGCTGCCACCCCTGGTCGAGCCAGCTGCTGAGCTCACCGTCGACGAGGTCCGCAGGTACTCCCGCCACCTGATCATCCCGGATGTCGGGATGGACGGGCAGAAGCGGCTGAAGAACGCGAAGGTGCTCTGTGTGGGCGCCGGCGGTCTCGGCTCGCCGGCCCTGATGTACCTGGCCGCCGCCGGTGTCGGAACGCTCGGCATCGTGGAGTTCGACGAGGTCGACGAGTCGAACCTGCAGCGCCAGATCATCCACAGCCAGGCCGACATCGGCCGGTCCAAGGCCCAGTCCGCCAAGGACTCGGTGCTGGGCATCAACCCGCTGGTGAACGTGGTCCTTCACGAGGAACGGCTCGAAGCCGAGAACGTGATGGAGATCTTCGCGCAGTACGACCTGATCGTGGACGGCACGGACAACTTCGCCACCCGCTATCTCGTCAACGACGCCGCGGTGCTGCTGAACAAGCCGTACGTCTGGGGCTCCATCTACCGGTTCGACGGTCAGGCTTCCGTCTTCTGGTCCGAGCACGGTCCCTGCTACCGCTGCCTCTACCCGGAGCCGCCGCCCCCCGGCATGGTTCCGTCCTGCGCCGAGGGCGGCGTGCTGGGCGTGCTCTGCGCGTCCATCGGCTCCATCCAGGTCAACGAGGCCATCAAGCTGCTCGCCGGAATCGGCGACCCGCTCGTCGGCCGGCTGATGATCTACGACGCCCTGGAGATGCAGTACCGCCAGGTCAAGGTCCGCAAGGACCCCGACTGCGCGGTCTGCGGCGAGAACCCGACCGTCACCGAGCTCATCGACTACGAGGCCTTCTGCGGCGTCGTGTCCGAGGAGGCCCAGGAGGCGGCGCTCGGCTCCACGATCACTCCCAAGCAGCTCAAGGAGTGGATCGACGCGGACGAGAAGATCGAGATCATCGACGTCCGCGAGCCGAACGAGTACGAGATCGTCTCGATCCCCGGCGCGAAGCTGATCCCGAAGAACGAGTTCCTGATGGGCAACGCCCTCCAGGACCTCCCCCAGGACAAGCGCATCGTGCTGCACTGCAAGACCGGTGTCCGCAGCGCCGAGGTCCTCGCGGTCCTCAAGTCGGCGGGCTTCGCCGACGCGGTGCACGTCGGCGGCGGCGTGATCGGCTGGGTCAACCAGATCGAGCCCGAGAAGCCGGTGTACTAG
- a CDS encoding glycosyltransferase — MRIGLLTDGGYPYATGESRLWCDRLVRGLAQHEFDLFALSRTAEQEARGWVQLPFQVSRVRTAPLWIADEDTLGLHAPRRLLSRLLTGGGARSYGRRERRRFTTHFTALATAVCAAGATGGERGDAGGPAGPGESAEPGGYGDGGRAAAGAGDARFTEGLYGLAELACEHGGLPAALRSETAVRILEAACRAPGTGRTVQAATVPDLLAFAAELDRVLRPLSLDWYDEESLGAVDLCHATSGGAAALPGLLAKRFFGVPLLVTEHSVQLRSHYLAAAGTPLSAPVRALLANFHGRLAAEVYRQAALITPGNTHARRWQERCGAEPAKVRTVYPGMESGRFAALGENEGDGGPDTLVWVGRIEPAKDLVALLHAFAEVRRAEPDARLRIIGAAAQGSEGATYLAHCRALAAQLFPDEAADAHAVGDNPVSFEDIGGAEVPDLAQAYAAGGVVVLSSVVEGFPISLVEAMFCGRATVSTDVGAVVEVIGGTGLVVPPRNPRALADACLALLRDPERRARLGAAARARALELFTVEQNLAAFRGIYLELIARAPVRREAATVNADGGPRPFATPPEAHVLGLWPEPDEALAPGPAERTPSWAGRGVCAGARGAGGRDA; from the coding sequence GTGCGGATCGGACTCCTCACCGACGGTGGTTATCCGTATGCGACCGGTGAGTCCAGACTCTGGTGCGACCGTCTGGTGCGCGGACTCGCGCAACACGAGTTCGATCTCTTCGCGCTCAGCCGCACCGCTGAACAGGAGGCGCGTGGCTGGGTCCAGCTCCCTTTCCAGGTGAGCCGGGTACGGACGGCGCCGCTGTGGATCGCCGACGAGGACACCCTGGGACTGCACGCCCCCAGGCGGCTGCTTTCGCGACTGCTGACCGGCGGCGGCGCGCGCTCCTACGGGCGGCGTGAACGACGGCGCTTCACCACCCACTTCACCGCGCTCGCGACCGCGGTCTGCGCCGCTGGTGCGACCGGCGGCGAGCGGGGAGACGCCGGTGGGCCCGCCGGTCCCGGGGAATCCGCCGAGCCCGGCGGATACGGCGACGGGGGACGCGCCGCCGCCGGTGCCGGGGACGCGCGGTTCACCGAAGGCCTCTACGGTCTCGCCGAACTGGCCTGCGAACACGGCGGACTTCCCGCGGCGCTCCGCTCCGAGACCGCGGTACGGATCCTGGAGGCGGCCTGCCGTGCGCCCGGCACCGGCCGCACCGTCCAGGCCGCCACCGTCCCCGACCTCCTCGCCTTCGCCGCGGAGCTCGACCGGGTGCTCCGTCCGCTCTCCCTCGACTGGTACGACGAGGAGAGCCTCGGTGCCGTGGACCTCTGCCACGCCACCTCGGGAGGTGCCGCCGCCCTGCCCGGTCTGCTGGCCAAACGCTTCTTCGGCGTGCCGCTGCTGGTCACCGAGCACTCCGTGCAACTGCGGTCGCACTACCTCGCGGCGGCCGGCACCCCGCTCAGTGCGCCGGTGCGCGCCCTGCTTGCGAACTTCCACGGCCGGCTCGCCGCCGAGGTGTACCGCCAGGCCGCGCTCATCACCCCCGGCAATACGCACGCCCGCCGCTGGCAGGAGCGCTGCGGTGCGGAACCCGCCAAGGTGCGCACGGTCTACCCCGGCATGGAGTCCGGCCGGTTCGCCGCGCTGGGCGAGAACGAGGGCGACGGCGGCCCGGACACCCTGGTGTGGGTCGGCCGGATCGAGCCCGCAAAGGATCTGGTCGCCCTGCTGCACGCCTTCGCGGAGGTGCGCAGGGCCGAACCGGACGCCCGGCTGCGGATCATCGGCGCGGCCGCCCAGGGGTCGGAGGGGGCCACCTATCTCGCGCACTGCCGGGCACTCGCCGCCCAGCTCTTCCCGGACGAGGCCGCCGACGCGCACGCCGTCGGCGACAACCCGGTCTCCTTCGAGGACATCGGCGGGGCCGAGGTCCCCGACCTCGCCCAGGCGTACGCGGCCGGGGGGGTCGTGGTGCTCTCCAGCGTGGTCGAGGGCTTCCCGATCAGCCTGGTCGAGGCGATGTTCTGCGGCCGGGCCACGGTCTCGACGGACGTCGGCGCGGTCGTCGAGGTCATCGGCGGGACGGGGCTCGTGGTGCCGCCGCGCAATCCCAGGGCGCTCGCGGACGCCTGTCTGGCACTGCTGCGCGACCCGGAGCGCCGTGCGCGCCTGGGCGCGGCGGCCCGCGCCCGCGCGCTCGAACTCTTCACGGTCGAACAGAACCTCGCGGCGTTTCGCGGCATCTACCTGGAGCTGATCGCCCGGGCGCCGGTGCGCCGGGAGGCGGCGACGGTGAACGCGGACGGCGGACCGCGCCCCTTCGCCACCCCTCCGGAGGCCCACGTCCTCGGCCTGTGGCCGGAGCCCGACGAGGCACTCGCCCCGGGGCCGGCCGAGCGCACGCCCAGCTGGGCCGGGCGCGGAGTCTGCGCGGGAGCGCGCGGAGCGGGGGGCCGCGATGCGTGA
- a CDS encoding Ms4533A family Cys-rich leader peptide: MSRSLVTFDRAAIELALIGVTGHSVADVDCC, encoded by the coding sequence ATGTCACGCAGCCTCGTCACCTTCGATCGCGCCGCCATTGAGCTGGCGCTCATCGGTGTGACCGGGCACAGTGTCGCCGACGTCGACTGTTGCTGA
- a CDS encoding ABC transporter permease, with protein sequence MTEALLVKEAGAVAAPASGAHPFWRRLRTRRSALVAAAVVALLVLTALAAPLLAGIEGQNPTTYHPDLVDSATGGVPLGSFGGISAEHWLGVEPLTGRDLFARVVHGARVSLGVALGATLLQVAIGLVVGLAAGLGNRLVDQVFSRITDVMVALPVMVAALGALAVVPAGFPRPVLIALLVGLVGWTHISKIVRAKTLALKSLDHVAAARLSGWGSWQIARRELLPALAAPVITYAVLLFPANIVVEAALSFLGVGIKPPTPSWGQMLSDADTWYQAAPTYLLIPAGLLFVTVLALTVLGEGVRTALDPRAASRLRIGTGAKKEAGA encoded by the coding sequence ATGACCGAAGCACTGCTGGTCAAGGAGGCGGGGGCCGTCGCGGCCCCCGCCTCCGGGGCCCATCCGTTCTGGCGACGGCTGCGTACCCGGCGCTCGGCCCTCGTGGCCGCCGCCGTCGTCGCCCTGCTGGTCCTGACCGCGCTCGCCGCACCGCTGCTCGCGGGCATCGAGGGCCAGAACCCCACCACGTACCACCCGGATCTCGTCGACTCCGCCACCGGCGGGGTGCCGCTCGGCTCCTTCGGCGGGATCAGCGCCGAGCACTGGCTCGGCGTCGAACCGCTCACCGGGCGCGACCTCTTCGCCCGCGTCGTGCACGGCGCCCGGGTCTCGCTCGGCGTCGCGCTCGGCGCGACCCTGCTCCAGGTGGCCATCGGCCTCGTCGTCGGCCTCGCGGCCGGTCTCGGCAACCGCCTCGTCGACCAGGTGTTCAGCCGGATCACCGATGTCATGGTCGCCCTGCCGGTCATGGTGGCCGCCCTCGGCGCGCTCGCCGTCGTCCCGGCCGGGTTCCCGCGCCCGGTGCTGATCGCCCTGCTCGTCGGCCTGGTCGGCTGGACCCACATCTCCAAGATCGTGCGCGCCAAGACCCTCGCCCTGAAATCGCTCGACCACGTCGCGGCGGCCCGGCTCAGCGGCTGGGGTTCCTGGCAGATCGCCCGGCGTGAGCTGCTGCCCGCGCTGGCGGCGCCCGTCATCACCTACGCCGTACTGCTCTTCCCCGCCAACATCGTCGTCGAGGCCGCCCTGTCCTTCCTCGGCGTCGGCATCAAGCCGCCCACGCCGTCCTGGGGGCAGATGCTCAGCGACGCCGACACCTGGTACCAGGCCGCGCCCACCTATCTGCTGATCCCGGCCGGGCTGCTCTTCGTCACCGTGCTGGCGCTCACCGTCCTCGGCGAGGGCGTGCGCACCGCGCTCGACCCGCGCGCCGCCTCCCGGCTGCGGATCGGCACCGGCGCGAAGAAGGAGGCCGGAGCATGA
- a CDS encoding NAD-dependent epimerase/dehydratase family protein codes for MRVLLLGANGFLGRFVADRLLADPAVHLTALGRGDDADVRFDLAGGSPGALTRFLDAVHPGVVVNCAGATRGGARDLTRHNTVAVATVCEAMRRSGCTARLVQVGCSSEYGPSQPGSSTAEDAIPRPGGPYGVSKLAATELVLGSGLDAVVLRVFSPVGPGTPAGSPLGRLAEAMRRAMQSGDGELKLSGLGVQRDFVDVRDVARAVHAASLSAAQGVVNIGTGRAVRLRDAAAVLAKVAGYGGALHELDAPPARLPIGAPRTSTESVIEHLSATPSPYPDGCGAWQQADVRTARDRLGWRPRINLEESLADIWMEAACRI; via the coding sequence ATGAGGGTGCTGCTGCTCGGAGCCAACGGATTCCTCGGCCGGTTCGTCGCCGACCGGCTGCTCGCCGACCCCGCCGTACACCTCACGGCGCTCGGCCGAGGCGACGACGCCGACGTACGGTTCGACCTCGCCGGCGGCAGCCCGGGAGCGCTCACCCGCTTCCTGGACGCCGTCCACCCCGGAGTCGTCGTCAACTGCGCGGGCGCCACCCGCGGCGGGGCTCGCGACCTGACCCGCCACAACACCGTCGCCGTCGCCACCGTCTGCGAGGCGATGCGGCGCAGCGGCTGCACCGCCCGCCTCGTCCAGGTCGGCTGCTCCTCGGAGTACGGACCCTCGCAGCCCGGCTCGTCCACCGCGGAGGACGCCATCCCCCGCCCCGGCGGCCCGTACGGCGTCAGCAAGCTCGCCGCCACCGAACTCGTCCTCGGCTCCGGCCTCGACGCGGTCGTGCTGCGGGTCTTCTCGCCGGTCGGCCCCGGCACCCCGGCCGGTTCCCCGCTCGGCCGGCTCGCCGAGGCGATGCGCCGCGCCATGCAGTCCGGTGACGGCGAGCTGAAGCTCAGCGGCCTCGGTGTGCAGCGCGACTTCGTCGATGTGCGCGATGTCGCGCGCGCCGTGCACGCCGCCTCGCTCTCCGCCGCCCAGGGGGTCGTCAACATCGGCACCGGCCGGGCCGTACGGCTCCGCGACGCCGCCGCCGTGCTCGCCAAGGTCGCCGGATACGGCGGCGCGCTCCACGAGCTGGACGCACCCCCCGCCCGGCTGCCCATCGGCGCACCCCGTACCTCCACCGAATCGGTCATCGAGCACCTTTCGGCCACCCCGTCGCCCTACCCGGACGGCTGCGGCGCCTGGCAGCAGGCCGATGTGCGCACCGCCAGGGACCGGCTCGGCTGGCGCCCCCGGATCAATCTGGAGGAGTCGCTCGCCGACATCTGGATGGAGGCGGCGTGCCGTATCTGA
- a CDS encoding ABC transporter ATP-binding protein: MSLVEVTDLSISFGDVQAVRGLSFSLEAGGALGVVGESGSGKSASAYALLGLHRGTGARVGGSIRVAGVDVHTADDTELRGLRGAKAAMVFQDPLSSLDPYYAVGDQIAQVYRVHNRVSRRAARTRAVEVLDRVGIPDAVRRSRSRPHEFSGGMRQRALIAMALACEPQLLIADEPTTALDVTVQAQILDLLHNLRRETGMGLLLVTHDVGVAAESVDEVLVMRSGLAVERGPVAQVLGAPREPYTKALLSAVPRIAPEPGGPAAGTGRAVPDGAEVLVEADGVRQVFGRGKSALAAVDGVSLTVRHGETLGIVGESGSGKTTLGRMLVGLLEPTSGRLTRVDRVQMVFQDPVSSLNPRRSVGESVADPLRARGQRDEGAIRARVRELLERVGLDPEQYDRYPHEFSGGQRQRVGIARALAAEPRLIVCDEAVSALDVTTQAQVTALLAELQRELGLALVFIAHDLAVVRQVSDRVAVMRHGRIVEEGPVEQVYGEPRDPYTKQLLAAVPALDPALAAVRRAARAELTAA; the protein is encoded by the coding sequence ATGAGTCTCGTCGAGGTCACCGATCTCTCGATCTCGTTCGGCGACGTACAGGCGGTGCGCGGGCTGTCGTTCTCACTGGAGGCGGGCGGCGCGCTCGGCGTCGTCGGCGAGTCCGGCTCCGGCAAGAGCGCGTCCGCGTACGCCCTGCTCGGGCTGCACCGGGGGACGGGCGCCCGGGTCGGCGGTTCGATCCGGGTCGCCGGTGTGGACGTCCACACCGCCGACGACACGGAACTGCGCGGGCTGCGCGGGGCGAAGGCCGCGATGGTCTTCCAGGACCCGCTCTCCTCGCTGGACCCGTACTACGCCGTCGGCGACCAGATCGCCCAGGTGTACCGCGTCCACAACCGGGTCTCCCGGCGGGCGGCCCGGACCAGGGCCGTCGAGGTGCTGGACCGGGTCGGGATCCCGGACGCGGTACGCCGCTCCCGGTCCCGGCCGCACGAGTTCTCCGGCGGAATGCGGCAACGGGCGCTGATCGCGATGGCGCTGGCCTGCGAGCCGCAGCTGCTGATCGCCGACGAGCCCACCACCGCGCTCGACGTCACCGTCCAGGCCCAGATCCTCGACCTGCTGCACAACCTGCGCCGGGAGACGGGCATGGGGCTGCTGCTGGTCACCCATGACGTGGGCGTGGCGGCGGAGTCGGTGGACGAGGTACTGGTCATGCGGTCCGGCCTCGCGGTGGAGCGGGGGCCGGTGGCCCAGGTCCTCGGTGCCCCGCGCGAGCCCTACACGAAGGCGTTGCTGTCGGCGGTGCCACGCATCGCTCCGGAGCCGGGCGGCCCGGCCGCCGGGACCGGGCGCGCGGTCCCCGACGGGGCCGAGGTGCTCGTCGAGGCCGACGGGGTGCGGCAGGTGTTCGGCCGGGGGAAGTCCGCCCTGGCCGCCGTCGACGGCGTCTCCCTCACCGTCCGCCACGGCGAGACGCTCGGCATCGTCGGGGAGAGCGGCAGCGGCAAGACCACCCTCGGGCGGATGCTCGTCGGTCTGCTGGAACCCACCTCCGGCCGGCTCACCCGGGTGGACCGGGTCCAGATGGTCTTCCAGGACCCGGTCTCCTCGCTCAACCCGCGCCGCTCCGTGGGCGAGTCCGTCGCCGACCCGCTACGGGCGCGCGGGCAGCGTGACGAGGGCGCGATCAGGGCGCGCGTCCGGGAACTGCTGGAGCGCGTCGGGCTCGACCCGGAGCAGTACGACCGCTACCCGCACGAGTTCAGCGGCGGACAGCGCCAACGCGTCGGCATCGCACGGGCGCTGGCCGCCGAACCGAGGCTGATCGTCTGCGACGAGGCGGTCTCCGCCCTCGACGTGACGACCCAGGCCCAGGTGACCGCGCTGCTGGCCGAGCTCCAGCGGGAACTGGGACTCGCGCTGGTCTTCATCGCGCACGATCTCGCGGTCGTACGCCAGGTCAGCGACCGGGTGGCCGTCATGCGCCACGGCCGGATCGTCGAGGAGGGCCCGGTGGAGCAGGTGTACGGAGAGCCCCGCGACCCGTACACCAAGCAGCTCCTGGCGGCCGTGCCGGCGCTCGATCCGGCACTCGCGGCGGTCCGCCGCGCGGCTCGCGCGGAGCTGACCGCGGCCTGA
- a CDS encoding spherulation-specific family 4 protein, whose amino-acid sequence MPYLTSTGTARRTSGAEQLGFGVPGYAHPLLAPVEWAELSRPGTPLHWAVLDIDNGPGTRPDPHCLEAAGRLRNARERAVHGEEAPDSVRASAGRLLGRLDLAFGDRPFDALITDARSFLDWYRVDGFYLDRCPAGRPDLPAVRRLTSTLAALLADSDSTRDGGHLVLGHDTHPYPGYAEAADQLVTFRGAWTDYRWSQVAEWTAAYPPGRFAHFVHGVPRSHLEEAMRIARWQGAGTIFFTDRTGEPDRANRRGQTDPFATLPRYWDEIVSRIGPGISE is encoded by the coding sequence GTGCCGTATCTGACCAGTACCGGCACGGCCCGCAGGACCAGTGGCGCCGAACAGCTCGGCTTCGGCGTCCCGGGCTACGCGCACCCGTTGCTCGCGCCCGTCGAATGGGCCGAGCTCAGCCGCCCCGGCACCCCGCTGCACTGGGCCGTCCTCGATATCGACAACGGCCCCGGCACCCGTCCCGACCCGCACTGCCTGGAGGCCGCGGGCCGGCTCCGTAACGCCCGCGAACGGGCCGTGCACGGCGAGGAGGCGCCGGACTCCGTACGGGCCTCGGCCGGCCGGCTGCTCGGCCGGCTCGATCTGGCCTTCGGCGACCGGCCCTTCGACGCGCTGATCACCGACGCCCGGTCGTTCCTGGACTGGTACCGCGTCGACGGCTTCTACCTCGACCGGTGCCCGGCCGGGCGCCCCGACCTCCCGGCGGTCCGCAGGCTCACCAGCACGCTCGCCGCGCTCCTGGCGGACAGCGACAGCACGCGGGACGGCGGACACCTGGTGCTCGGGCACGACACCCACCCGTATCCCGGCTACGCCGAGGCCGCCGACCAGCTCGTCACCTTCCGCGGCGCGTGGACGGACTACCGCTGGTCGCAGGTGGCGGAGTGGACCGCCGCCTACCCGCCCGGCCGGTTCGCGCACTTCGTGCACGGCGTCCCGCGCAGCCATCTGGAGGAGGCGATGCGCATCGCACGCTGGCAGGGTGCCGGGACGATCTTCTTCACGGACCGCACCGGAGAGCCGGATCGGGCGAACAGGCGCGGACAAACCGATCCATTCGCGACGCTGCCCAGGTACTGGGACGAAATTGTCTCGCGGATCGGACCTGGTATCTCGGAATGA